The following DNA comes from Candidatus Krumholzibacteriota bacterium.
ATGCCTTTTCGGCACTTGAAGAGAGAGGACTGAGCATTCTGGTTGGACCGGAGCTTCGTCCTACCAGGGCGGATATATGGATTAAACCTCCGGAAGAGCTGTTTTTATTTCTGGAAAAGTGGGCTGAAACCTGCGGAAAAGTGAAATGAACAGGGAATTCGCGAAAAGACTGGTTATTATCTCGAACCGTCTTCCATTCCTGATTGAAAAGCAAAGGAAGAAGTGGAAGATAATTCCCGGAACAGGCGGCCTGGTTACGGCCCTGGCGCCGGTACTGAAAGACCGGGGAGGATTATGGATAGGATGGGTTGGTATCGATTCGAGTGAAGATCTATCCGATTATATTCAGTCATCTGCGAAGACAGCGGGATTTTCGATGCTTCCGGTGGTGCTTTCAAAAGAGGAGATAAATCTTTATTACAAGGGTTTATCCAACGAAGTGATCTGGCCTCTTTTTCACGATATGCCATCCTTATGTCGTTTCGAGCAAAAATACTGGGATGCTTATGTTAAGGTGAATTCAAGTTTTGCCTCTGTAATTTCAAAAAATACTTCTCAAGACGATTTCATATGGGTACATGATTACCACCTTATTTGCGTTGCCTCCGAGCTCAGGAAACTTGGAGTGAATTCCAGGGTCGGGTTCTTTCTTCATATTCCCTTTCCATCACTGGATATTTTTATAAAACTGCCGTGGCGATCGGAGTTTTTAAAAGCGTTGCTCGATTATGACCTGCTTGGATTCCAGACTGCCCGCGACCGGAAAAATTTCATCCAATGTCTACAGATGTTTGTTAAAGATGCCAGGGTGCATGGGAAGGGGCAGGTAGTTTTTGTCAACTTTGAGGGCAGGGAAATCCGGCTCGGATATTTCCCGATAAGTATCGATTACAGGGAATTTAACAGAATTGCCAGCAGTAAGCATGTTGCTGACGCGGCCTGGTTTATTCACGAGCATATTCCGGATCGCAAGATAGTACTCGGTGTTGACCGTCTTGACTATTCGAAGGGAATTCTGAACAGGTTCAAGGCTTTCAGCAGACTTCTTGAGAAATATCCCGAAATGATGAAGAAAGTCACCCTGTTCCAGATTGTCGTACCCAGCCGGAGGGATATTCCGGAATATGAAGACCTGAAAAAAGAGATTGAGCGTCTCGTTGGTGAAATAAACGGTAAGTACACAACGTCGGGATGGATTCCGATTCATTATACTTTCAGTTCGTTAAACCAGAGAGACCTTTTGGCCAAATACCGGTCATCGGAAATAGCACT
Coding sequences within:
- a CDS encoding trehalose-6-phosphate synthase → MNREFAKRLVIISNRLPFLIEKQRKKWKIIPGTGGLVTALAPVLKDRGGLWIGWVGIDSSEDLSDYIQSSAKTAGFSMLPVVLSKEEINLYYKGLSNEVIWPLFHDMPSLCRFEQKYWDAYVKVNSSFASVISKNTSQDDFIWVHDYHLICVASELRKLGVNSRVGFFLHIPFPSLDIFIKLPWRSEFLKALLDYDLLGFQTARDRKNFIQCLQMFVKDARVHGKGQVVFVNFEGREIRLGYFPISIDYREFNRIASSKHVADAAWFIHEHIPDRKIVLGVDRLDYSKGILNRFKAFSRLLEKYPEMMKKVTLFQIVVPSRRDIPEYEDLKKEIERLVGEINGKYTTSGWIPIHYTFSSLNQRDLLAKYRSSEIALVTPLKDGMNLVAKEYCASNIEKTGVLILSEFAGAAAQLHKGALLVNPYDIEEIADAIYAACKMPEREIRTRMTTMQKSIEKQDIYWWVNSYLQAAISSDLEDFPSIEDYDPNMKLF